The sequence below is a genomic window from Tenacibaculum tangerinum.
GTTGGTAAAATTGCTGCTATGGTAGGTTTAACTGCTGTGGTAGATAATGCTGCTGAGTTAACAAAAGACTTAGCGATGCAAGCTGCATCAATGGGAGCTACTACGTTATCTTACAAAGATTTCGACGCTGCTTATGTAGCTTCTGAAACTGAAGCAAGAATTGCTGCAATTAAAAAAGACAACGAAGAGTTAGCACGTTTAGGTAAAACGTTAAAGAACGTTCCTGAATTCGTTTCTCGTTTGCAATTAACCGATGAAGCTTTAGCAAAAGCTGAAGAAGAAGCAAAAGAGCAATTAAAAGCAGAAGGAAAACCAGAACAAATCTGGGACAAAATCTTACCTGGTAAAATGGAGAGATTTATTTCTGACAATACAACTTTAGATCAAGAACAATGTTTGTTAGATCAAAAGTTTATTAAAGATGAAAAAATGACTGTTGCTGAGTATGTTGCTACTTACGGTGACGTTGAAGTAAAGAACTTCGTAAGAGTTACTTTGGGGTAATTCTCAACAACAATACGATAAAAAACCATCCAAATTTGGATGGTTTTTTTATACCCTTTATTTAGATTGATTATCAATTCAATTTTAAATAAATTCGTATGTTATATTGAGTAACTATGAAGTATACCGTTCAACCCAAAAAAACAAAAAGCTATGACAAGACAAGAACATTTACAGTTTTGTAAGATTTGCAATCACCAAAAATTTGACAATCAACAAGGTATTGTATGCGGATTAACTAATTCTATTGCAAACTTTGAGGTAACCTGCGACTCATTTGATGAAAATCATACGATTAAAGAAGCCGTTTTGGCAAAAAAGGCTGAAAATGAGTTAGAAAATCAACTTGCAGGACAAGGCATACGTTTTGCCAATTATTTACTAGACAGAATTTTTCTTCTTATAATCAGCGTCATAACTGGGTATCTTTGGGGTATGATTCTCGTAGTAGTTTCTCCTAATTCTTTAAATTCTCTTGAAAGTATGGGGCGACTAGAGGAATTTTTCTGGGGGTTTGTTATAGGATTTTTTTACTATTCCTTTTTTGAAGCTTTAACTGGCAGGTCTTTAGCTAAATTAATCACCAATACAAAAGTTGTTGATGAGAATGGAAACAAACCTACATTTGAAATGATTTTAGTTAGGTCGTTATGCAGATACATCCCTTTTAATGCTTTTTCTTTTTTAGGTTCAGATGCTGTTGGTTGGCATGATTCTTTATCAAAAACAAGAGTAATTAAAATAAAGTAGAAAGTTGCTAAGAAGATCATTACACTATGTTTCCTCATAAAACTATCAAAAAAAATATGTAGCTTTGCACAACTTTCAACAAAACAAATGCAATACAAAAGAATTCTTTTAAAACTAAGTGGTGAGGCACTTATGGGTGAACGCCAATACGGAATCGACCCAAACAGACTTAAAGAGTATGCCCAAGAAATAAAACAAGTAGTAGATAAAGGCATAGAAGTAGCCATTGTAATTGGTGGTGGAAACATTTTTAGAGGGGTTGCAGGAGCTAGTCAAGGTATGGATCGTGTACAAGGTGACCACATGGGAATGTTAGCCACTTGTATTAACGGATTAGCACTACAAAGTGCCTTAGAAGACGAAGGAATTTATACCCGTTTACAGACAGCTATTGAAATTAAAGAAATTGCAGAACCTTATATCAAACGACGTGCAAATCGTCATTTAGAAAAAGGACGTGTTGTAATTTTTGGTGGAGGAACGGGGAATCCGTATTTTACAACCGATACAGCAGCCGTATTAAGAGCCATTGAAATTAATGCAGATGCTATTTTAAAAGGTACTCGTGTAGATGGTATTTACACAGCAGACCCTGAAAAAGACAAAAATGCTGTTAAGTATGAAAATATTACTTTTAAAGACGTTATTGAAAAAGGCTTAAAAGTAATGGATATGACAGCCTTTACGTTAAGTGAAGAAAACAAATTACCAATTATAGTTTTCGATATGAATAAAAAAGGAAACCTTTTAAAATTAGTTTCTGGAGAAAATATTGGAACAATAGTTGATAATGAATAAATCGAAAAATTACCCCTCAGTCTATTTGAGGTTTTAAATACGAACAAAATGAACGAAGAGATTGATTTTATTTTAGATTCGACAAAAGAGGCGATGGACAAAGCTATTAGCCACTTAGAAAAAGAATTAGCAGGTATTCGAGCTGGAAGAGCTACTCCTGCTATGTTAAGCACCATTATGGTAAACTACTACGGTTCTCAAACACCATTATCACAGGTAGCGAACGTAAATACACCCGATGCTAGAACCATATCAATTCAGCCTTGGGAAAAAAATATGTTACAAGAAATCGAAAAAGCCATCATGCTTGCCAATATCGGTTTCAATCCGATGAATAATGGAGACAATATCATCATTAATGTACCTCCATTAACCGAAGAACGTCGTATTAGCCTTGCCAAACAAGCTAAAGCAGAAGCAGAACATGCCAAAGTTGGTGTGCGTAATGCCCGAAAAGATGCGAATAACGAAATTAAGAAAGTAGATATTTCTGACGATATGAAGAAGAATGCAGAAGCTGATGTTCAGAAGTTAACTGATGACTATGTAAAAAAAGTCGACGAAAAGTATGCCGTTAAAGAGAAAGAAATTATGACCGTGTAATTTTCTTTTCTAAATAGTTTTATGTAAAGAGCGTTATATAACGCTCTTTTTTTCGTTTAATTCATTCATTTGGCATAACTTTGCCTAAAATTTTTTTGAATGACTTTTTGGACTAAAATCGCAGGCTTTATATTGCGAAACCGTTACTTAGTTTTAATTACTATTGCAATAATTACAGGACTTTTAGTCACTCAAATAAAATACATGCGCTTCTCTTATACAGAGGCTAATTTGCTTCCAACAGACCATGAAGTAAATATTAAATACAACAAGTTTTTAGAAATTTTTGGAGAAGAAGGCAACCTCATTATTTTAGGCGTAAAAGACTCTACCATATTTACCCCTGCAAAATTTAATGCATGGAATAAGCTTGTTAAAGATTTAGATAGCCTACCACAAGTAGATTTCACGGTTTCTGTTGCAGATGTTCAACAATTAAAAGCAGATAGAAAAAAAGAAAATTTATAGTTGAACCTTTATTTGAAAAAGCTCCTTCAACAAATGAAGAGGTAAAACACATAAAAAAACAACTTTTTGAAAAGCTGCCATTTTACAATAATTTGTTATACAACGATGAGGGCACCTTACAAACAGCAATATATCTTAACAAAGACATCGTAAACACTCCTATTCGTAAAGATTTTGTTTTCGAAGTTTTAATTCCTACCATTGCTTCTTTTGAAAAAGAGTATCAAATAGATGTACGTGTTTCTGGTATGCCCT
It includes:
- the tsf gene encoding translation elongation factor Ts, with product MSVKISAADVKKLRETTGAGMMDCKKALVEAEGDFDKAIEILRKKGQKIAAKRADRESTEGVAITKISDDNTYGVAIVLACETDFVAKNDSFKALAQEFVDIAFNHKTKEEFLAADFGGVTVAEKLIEQTGVIGEKIDITAFERIEAPYVGAYTHVGKIAAMVGLTAVVDNAAELTKDLAMQAASMGATTLSYKDFDAAYVASETEARIAAIKKDNEELARLGKTLKNVPEFVSRLQLTDEALAKAEEEAKEQLKAEGKPEQIWDKILPGKMERFISDNTTLDQEQCLLDQKFIKDEKMTVAEYVATYGDVEVKNFVRVTLG
- a CDS encoding RDD family protein; the protein is MTRQEHLQFCKICNHQKFDNQQGIVCGLTNSIANFEVTCDSFDENHTIKEAVLAKKAENELENQLAGQGIRFANYLLDRIFLLIISVITGYLWGMILVVVSPNSLNSLESMGRLEEFFWGFVIGFFYYSFFEALTGRSLAKLITNTKVVDENGNKPTFEMILVRSLCRYIPFNAFSFLGSDAVGWHDSLSKTRVIKIK
- the pyrH gene encoding UMP kinase — encoded protein: MQYKRILLKLSGEALMGERQYGIDPNRLKEYAQEIKQVVDKGIEVAIVIGGGNIFRGVAGASQGMDRVQGDHMGMLATCINGLALQSALEDEGIYTRLQTAIEIKEIAEPYIKRRANRHLEKGRVVIFGGGTGNPYFTTDTAAVLRAIEINADAILKGTRVDGIYTADPEKDKNAVKYENITFKDVIEKGLKVMDMTAFTLSEENKLPIIVFDMNKKGNLLKLVSGENIGTIVDNE
- the frr gene encoding ribosome recycling factor: MNEEIDFILDSTKEAMDKAISHLEKELAGIRAGRATPAMLSTIMVNYYGSQTPLSQVANVNTPDARTISIQPWEKNMLQEIEKAIMLANIGFNPMNNGDNIIINVPPLTEERRISLAKQAKAEAEHAKVGVRNARKDANNEIKKVDISDDMKKNAEADVQKLTDDYVKKVDEKYAVKEKEIMTV